The Bombus terrestris chromosome 4, iyBomTerr1.2, whole genome shotgun sequence genome has a window encoding:
- the LOC100644599 gene encoding endothelial zinc finger protein induced by tumor necrosis factor alpha: protein MAMNEDFSFTELCRLCSLKSNHQLQIFDKEGEQRQLLFKIRSCIPAVITKEDALPKNICQRCVYKLDMFYEFRVSCMTTDTVLKNYADSLKHLAASVNQGTDKDKMSNGSQQQQRSAYVEAHAVAHAAVQQHMAQQAAQARLAGPGPPATPQTPNPTFTLPDDGLGYDDGVRVLRSIGTWSPDYSAAMRPGGVMPPFPGAMDQQFGSRAPTVNQPLRTTNNVTSRPGFASKATNTGEPATKAFACTVCGKGLARKDKLVIHMRIHTGEKPYSCEVCGKAFARRDKLVIHMNKLRHRPGVAPLSTPTAPNSDQQQQQQQQQQQAQQQQQQAQQPQQQQQSRQDTIHKLKEEPVSWACELCGRALATRDEWMQHARSHLEASAPPQHAAPYFPGSTAPPQAYASERHFCLMCRTDFTDKAEFMFHVRSHFEPHAQQTPSQHSSGKQGSDPATAELIARGLVDPSGLCS from the exons ATGGCAATGAACGAAGATTTCAGTTTCACTGAATTGTGTAGATTATGTTCGTTGAAGAGCAATCACCAGCTTCAAATTTTCGACAAAGAAGGCGAACAGAGAcaattactttttaaaatacGCTCCTGCATTCCTGCTGTA ATAACGAAAGAGGACGCTTTGCCCAAAAATATTTGTCAGAGATGCGTATACAAATTGGATATGTTTTACGAGTTTCGGGTGAGCTGCATGACGACCGATACTGTGTTAAAAAATTACGCGGACAGTTTGAAGCACCTCGCTGCATCGGTAAACCAG GGTACTGATAAGGACAAGATGTCTAATGGTAGCCAGCAACAACAGCGATCGGCTTATGTGGAAGCGCATGCTGTGGCTCATGCTGCAGTACAGCAACACATGGCACAACAAGCTGCCCAAGCGAGGCTTGCTGGCCCTGGTCCACCTGCGACACCTCAGACACCTAATCCAACCTTTACCTTGCCCGACGATGGTTTAGGTTATGACGACGGTGTACGTGTACTCCGCTCTATCGGAACATG GTCTCCAGATTACTCAGCAGCAATGCGCCCTGGTGGTGTAATGCCTCCATTTCCTGGTGCAATGGATCAGCAGTTTGGGAGTAGAGCACCTACAGTAAATCAGCCATTAAGAACTACGAACAATGTAACGTCTCGTCCGGGATTTGCGTCAAAGGCCACAAATACAGGTGAACCGGCGACAAAGGCGTTCGCCTGCACCGTTTGCGGCAAAGGTCTTGCTCGTAAGGACAAACTCGTTATTCACATGCGTATTCATACAGGGGAAAAGCCGTATTCCTGCGAAGTTTGCG GTAAAGCATTTGCCCGCAGAGATAAACTAGTTATTCACATGAACAAGTTGAGACACAGACCGGGAGTGGCGCCACTTTCTACACCTACAGCTCCGAATTCGGatcaacagcagcaacaacagcagcaacagcaacaagctcagcaacaacagcaacaggcACAACAAccgcagcagcagcaacaatcTCGGCAGGATACTATACACAAGTTGAAAGAAGAACCAGTTAGTTGGGCGTGTGAATTATGCGGTCGAGCATTAGCCACAAGAGACGAGTGGATGCAGCATGCTCG TTCTCACTTGGAGGCATCGGCTCCGCCACAACATGCAGCACCATATTTCCCGGGATCTACAGCTCCTCCGCAGGCGTACGCATCTGAGAGGCATTTCTGTCTTATGTGCCGTACAGATTTTACAGATAAGGCTGAATTTATGTTCCACGTACGTTCCCATTTCGAACCTCACGCGCAGCAAACGCCATCTCAGCATTCGAGTGGTAAACAAGGAAGCGATCCTGCAACGGCTGAATTGATCGCGCGTGGACTGGTTGATCCTTCGGGATTATGCAGCTAG
- the LOC100644481 gene encoding procyclic form-specific polypeptide B1-alpha: protein MYAIFALLFYTVVLASCQSSNRRYQSPQQAAILSDARYLAGDGTFGAAYSQEDGVEFKEESDVYGNRRGSYSYVDPTGQRRTVTYTAGKNGFQATGDGIPVPPPQVPPQPEYVPLPQYNPPDYQPPRYNPSLQSYQRQSQPVYEAQPAPQPQPQPQPHLPPQPVYQSQPQYQPRPQPPPEIQSIPSYNPPPQYQPPARPLPQYNAITTPPPRRFYPPGKLNFNRTPDGYSYTFNKS from the exons ATGTATGCGATATTC GCGTTACTATTCTACACGGTTGTATTGGCCTCGTGTCAATCGTCGAATAGACGATACCAGTCACCTCAACAGGCAGCAATTTTGAGTGACGCAAGATATCTGGCTGGAGATGGAACTTTTGGCGCCGCTTATTCACAAGAAGATGGTGTGGAATTCAAAGAGGAAAGCGACGTCTACGGGAATCGTCGTGGGTCTTACTCCTACGTCGATCCTACGGGTCAAAGACGCACAGTGACATATACGGCTGGGAAAAATGGCTTTCAG GCCACAGGCGACGGCATTCCCGTTCCACCCCCGCAAGTTCCGCCTCAGCCAGAGTACGTACCACTACCGCAATACAACCCTCCCGATTATCAACCACCGCGATACAACCCATCCTTGCAATCGTATCAACGTCAGAGTCAACCAGTTTATGAAGCACAACCAGCACCTCAGCCccaacctcaacctcaacctcaCCTTCCACCTCAACCAGTGTATCAATCTCAACCACAATACCAACCTAGACCTCAACCACCACCTGAAATTCAATCCATTCCTTCCTACAACCCACCGCCACAGTATCAACCTCCGGCTAGACCATTACCACAGTACAACGCTATAACGACGCCACCACCTCGAAGGTTTTACCCACCTGGAAAGTTAAACTTCAATAGGACTCCGGATGGCTACTCCTACACGTTTAATAAAAGTTAA